In a single window of the Chiloscyllium punctatum isolate Juve2018m chromosome 25, sChiPun1.3, whole genome shotgun sequence genome:
- the LOC140495654 gene encoding probable G-protein coupled receptor 34, translating to MADLSSAQSPSANVSQPIIDVFVLSKDTNCTIEDGFLAVGLPIFYIVICVIGLLGNILALWVFLFSQRKPTSISIYMKHLAMADLLLLLCLPFRIAYHFGQYKWMVRCYFCKIIGTFFYINMYASILFLGLISLDRYLKITKPLRKFRVHSVKWSSGISRAVWLAIILFMLPFVVVSSLKSNETKCFHYKNQSVTAGVMNLTAVMFIFILSWLFLVSYAKIAVKLYNISEGKKKQQIKKVSTRAIIKTFIVLAIYIVCFIPYHIVRVPYVLSQMEIISSCHAKQFLHMANELVLCLSALNSCLDPVIYFFLSNSFRRIIIYTIKGRFSKTFPKANGTRSSFKSITDI from the coding sequence ATGGCTGATTTGTCATCTGCACAATCTCCCTCTGCCAATGTTTCCCAGCCAATAATAGATGTCTTCGTACTATCGAAGGACACTAACTGCACCATTGAAGATGGTTTCCTCGCAGTGGGTCTGCCTATTTTCTACATTGTTATCTGTGTCATCGGGCTCCTTGGTAACATACTGGCCTTATGGGTATTTCTCTTCAGCCAGAGGAAGCCAACGTCTATTTCTATTTACATGAAGCATCTGGCTATGGCTGACCTCTTGTTGTTACTCTGCCTTCCATTCAGGATCGCCTACCATTTTGGACAGTACAAGTGGATGGTTAGGTGCTACTTCTGTAAGATCATCGGGACATTTTTCTACATCAACATGTATGCCAGCATTTTATTCCTTGGATTGATCAGCCTGGACCGTTACTTAAAGATCACGAAACCTCTCCGTAAGTTTAGAGTCCACAGTGTGAAATGGAGCTCAGGCATATCCAGGGCTGTGTGGCTGGCTATCATCTTATTCATGCTGCCCTTTGTTGTGGTCAGCAGCTTAAAGTCAAATGAAACGAAATGCTTCCACTACAAGAACCAGAGTGTGACTGCGGGTGTAATGAATCTAACAGCTGTCATGTTTATTTTTATTCTCTCCTGGCTATTCCTGGTATCCTATGCCAAGATTGCAGTCAAACTCTACAACATTTCTGAAGGGAAGAAAAAGCAGCAGATCAAGAAAGTGAGCACCAGAGCCATTATAAAGACCTTCATTGTCCTCGCAATCTACATTGTGTGTTTCATACCTTATCACATTGTTCGAGTCCCTTATGTCCTCTCACAGATGGAGATCATCTCCAGCTGTCACGCTAAGCAGTTTCTGCATATGGCCAATGAACTGGTTCTGTGCCTGTCCGCCCTAAACAGCTGTCTTGATCCAGTCATTTATTTCTTCCTATCCAACTCTTTTCGCAGGATTATTATTTACACCATTAAAGGAAGGTTTAGTAAAACCTTTCCTAAGGCAAATGGAACCAGGAGCAGTTTCAAATCCATCACAGACATCTGA